A genome region from Microplitis mediator isolate UGA2020A chromosome 4, iyMicMedi2.1, whole genome shotgun sequence includes the following:
- the LOC130667102 gene encoding DNA repair protein complementing XP-A cells homolog, translating into MSIENNGKSNSLDNSENDSQSSDWYNERAERNRQRALLLKKSKLIAYSHVEDKDENDKASQGRSIKVQGQKVIDTGGGFLIEDDDALEQEMLKIVDTPAPIVVNLPQCEECKKEFKDSYLLQKFDYAICDACRDPDEKHSLITRTEAKEEYLLKDCDLDRREPNLKYIIKKNPHNPRWGEMKLYLHLQIEKRALEVWGSEEALLTEREKRDMKRQDTKVKKYNKKLKQLRMEVRSSIYDKTKKASHIHKFGGDTYNEEDDTYSRVCVECNYEETFEKM; encoded by the exons atgtCAATTGAAAATAATGGAAAATCTAATAGTCTTGATAACTCAGAAAATGATTCACAATCTTCGGATTGGTATAATGAACGAGCAGAGAGAAATCGTCAACGTgcattattgttaaaaaagtcaaaacttaTTGCTTATTCTCATGTAGAAGA caaAGATGAAAACGATAAAGCATCACAAGGTAGATCCATTAAAGTGCAAGGGCAAAAAGTTATTGATACTGGAGGTGGTTTTTTAATTGAAGATGATGATGCTTTGGAACAGGagatg ttaaAAATAGTTGATACACCTGCACCAATAGTAGTAAATTTACCACAATGTGAGGAATgtaaaaaagaattcaaagaTTCATATCTTTtgcaaaaatttgattatgcTATTTGTGATGCATGCAG agatCCAGATGAAAAACATTCACTTATAACTAGAACAGAAGCAAAAgaagaatatttattaaaagacTGCGATCTTGATAGAAGAGaaccaaatttaaaatatattattaaaaaaaatccacacaATCCACGTTGGGGTGAAATGAAACTGTATTTACATCTGCAAATTGAAAAACGAGCTTTAGAAGTATGGGGTAGCGAAGAAGCTTTGTTAACAGAACGTGAAAAACGTGATATGAAACGTCAAGAtacgaaagttaaaaaatataataaaaaa ctcAAGCAGTTAAGGATGGAAGTAAGAAGTTCTATTTatgataaaactaaaaaagcaTCTCACATTCATAAATTTGGTGGAGATACGTATAATGAAGAAGACGATACATATTCTCGAGTTTGTGTTGAGTGTAATTATGAAGAAACTTTTGAGAAAATGtag
- the LOC130667104 gene encoding alpha-ketoglutarate dehydrogenase component 4 isoform X1, with the protein MASRSWKVVQAHLPMIRFRKGGNKVTGVTATPSAGSGASVSSAKGAVTGPGVIRLPTIEDFQIPQRYQRRPIDDKEIAYINRGGPE; encoded by the exons atggcTTCGCGAAGTTGGAAG GTTGTTCAAGCTCATTTACCAATGATACGGTTCCGTAAAGGGGGTAATAaag taacagGAGTGACTGCAACACCATCTGCAGGATCAGGAGCGTCTGTTTCAAGTGCAAAAGGTGCTGTAACTGGACCTGGTGTAATTAGGTTGCCAACAATTGAAGATTTCCAAATACCACAACGCTATCAACGAAGACCAATTGATGATAAAGAAATCGCATACATAAAT cGTGGTGGTcctgaataa
- the LOC130667104 gene encoding alpha-ketoglutarate dehydrogenase component 4 isoform X2 yields the protein MASRSWKVVQAHLPMIRFRKGVTGVTATPSAGSGASVSSAKGAVTGPGVIRLPTIEDFQIPQRYQRRPIDDKEIAYINRGGPE from the exons atggcTTCGCGAAGTTGGAAG GTTGTTCAAGCTCATTTACCAATGATACGGTTCCGTAAAGGGG taacagGAGTGACTGCAACACCATCTGCAGGATCAGGAGCGTCTGTTTCAAGTGCAAAAGGTGCTGTAACTGGACCTGGTGTAATTAGGTTGCCAACAATTGAAGATTTCCAAATACCACAACGCTATCAACGAAGACCAATTGATGATAAAGAAATCGCATACATAAAT cGTGGTGGTcctgaataa
- the LOC130667101 gene encoding uncharacterized protein LOC130667101 isoform X3 has protein sequence MERTRNYQRIANDTVRNKISSESDFGPRKTIFVLAVVAGCFAILWPKIFYPMLNGPANTVHSPIDGSAPIKQERRIPPHAGGLHPAMRERGRAIPSSHIVPRVEGRPEQVVVQKMRPPMGGPGRVITPHTGGSSMGIIMPLYTVGILLFFLYTISKILRKNSNNEIYPEYTNAEAEREFRDRVFNPKILTTAMTGMPYYRKEKSPESIRRIPTIEELKQQAAGDIEVDQLIQRLADTEAAMERIVVQMGNLSRTVAQNPNSQQDTQGECMDSSCCSIGRNGIEELDRSSPTVKVIGMEMTANCEGGQKISRPSTPTTTHSLNHLEREKTPPKPIYLEGALPSQCELLVTDSKTQTENLEENAGAPVVLSGKMTLSLISLDQIAANSKEINGKFDEYKEKIVKIVPENYKALDKSKQVDLNNDKIAITKSKNMLNKKIKENEYIDKDEDVDEGDNDDNGDSDNDNDDDDKEEDDEDVSHEEDVDNDNDDNNDNDNNDNDDGNVNDDNSKKISSKATMLF, from the exons atggAAAGAACACGAAATTATCAGCGAATAGCGAACGACACAgtacgaaataaaatttctagtgAAAGTGATTTCGGTCCACGAAAAACAATATTTGTTTTAGCAGTTGTTGCTGGTTGTTTTGCTATATTATggccgaaaattttttatcctatGCTTAATGGGCCTGCCAATACCGTTCATTCACCTATTGATGGATCTG caCCAATCAAACAGGAACGTCGTATACCTCCTCATGCGGGAGGTTTACATCCAGCAATGAGAGAACGTGGTAGAGCAATACCTTCTTCACATATTGTACCAAGAGTTGAAGGAAGACCTGAACAAGTAGTTGTACAAAAAATGAGACCACCAATGGGTGGTCCAGGTCGTGTAATAACACCTCATACTGGAGGTAGCAGTATGGGAATTATTATGCCACTTTATACCGTAggaattttgttattttttctctatacAATCTCCAag atattgagaaaaaattcaaacaatgaaatttatcCTGAATATACAAATGCTGAAGCTGAAAGAGAATTTCGTGACCGAGTTTTTAAtccaaaaatattaacaaCAGCTATGACTGGTATGCCTTATTATCGTAAAGAAAAATCACCCGAATCCATTCGACGTATCCCAACCATTGAAGAATTAAAACAAC AAGCTGCAGGGGACATAGAGGTAGATCAATTAATTCAACGATTGGCCGACACAGAAGCAGCGATGGAAAGAATTGTCGTTCAAATGGGCAACCTATCTCGTACAGTTGCACAAAATCCAAACTCACAGCAAGATACACAG GGAGAATGTATGGATAGCAGTTGTTGCAGTATTGGTAGAAATGGAATAGAAGAATTAGATAGATCATCACCTACTGTGAAAGTCATAGGGATGGAAATGACTGCAAATTGTGAAGGTGGACAAAAAATAAGTAGACCATCAACACCAACTACTACTCATTCActcaa tCATTTGGAGCGTGAGAAAACACCACCTAAGCCGATTTATCTAGAAGGTGCACTTCCGTCGCAATGCGAACTTCTAGTTACGGATTCCAAAACACaaactgaaaatttagaaGAGAATGCTGGAGCCCCAGTTGTTCTATCCGGGAAAATGACGCTATCTCTCATCAGTCTCGACCAAATTGCAGCT aACTCCAAGGAAATCAATGGCAAATTTGAcgaatataaagaaaaaattgtcaaGATTGTACCTGAAAATTATAAAGCTCTTGATAAAAGCAAACaagttgatttaaataatgataaaattgcaattactaaatcaaaaaatatgttaaataaaaaaattaaagaaaatgaataCATAGATAAAGATGAAGATGTAGATGAAGGAGACAATGATGACAATGGTGAtagtgataatgataatgatgatgatgataaagaGGAGGATGATGAAGATGTTAGTCATGAAGAAGATGTTGACAATGATAATGATGACAACAATGACAATGATAATAACGATAATGATGATGGTAATGTTAATGATgataacagtaaaaaaatatcatctaAAGCTActatgttattttaa
- the LOC130667101 gene encoding uncharacterized protein LOC130667101 isoform X1: protein MERTRNYQRIANDTVRNKISSESDFGPRKTIFVLAVVAGCFAILWPKIFYPMLNGPANTVHSPIDGSVCCDLIFETDVNAVDILQEMCKNILNYHQADPRVRDIVNINKLSPQSINFCREQVLSRCGIDLSSFLAEEEKLGKTYKQVLEEIRSFNSSLCLKINFGVSISRLGTPHLIRYHILMSHTPIKQERRIPPHAGGLHPAMRERGRAIPSSHIVPRVEGRPEQVVVQKMRPPMGGPGRVITPHTGGSSMGIIMPLYTVGILLFFLYTISKILRKNSNNEIYPEYTNAEAEREFRDRVFNPKILTTAMTGMPYYRKEKSPESIRRIPTIEELKQQAAGDIEVDQLIQRLADTEAAMERIVVQMGNLSRTVAQNPNSQQDTQGECMDSSCCSIGRNGIEELDRSSPTVKVIGMEMTANCEGGQKISRPSTPTTTHSLNHLEREKTPPKPIYLEGALPSQCELLVTDSKTQTENLEENAGAPVVLSGKMTLSLISLDQIAANSKEINGKFDEYKEKIVKIVPENYKALDKSKQVDLNNDKIAITKSKNMLNKKIKENEYIDKDEDVDEGDNDDNGDSDNDNDDDDKEEDDEDVSHEEDVDNDNDDNNDNDNNDNDDGNVNDDNSKKISSKATMLF from the exons atggAAAGAACACGAAATTATCAGCGAATAGCGAACGACACAgtacgaaataaaatttctagtgAAAGTGATTTCGGTCCACGAAAAACAATATTTGTTTTAGCAGTTGTTGCTGGTTGTTTTGCTATATTATggccgaaaattttttatcctatGCTTAATGGGCCTGCCAATACCGTTCATTCACCTATTGATGGATCTG taTGCTGTGATTTAATATTCGAAACTGATGTCAATGCAGTGGATATTTTACAagaaatgtgtaaaaatatattaaattatcatcaaGCTGATCCACGAGTAAGGgatattgtaaatataaataaattatcaccccaaagtataaatttttgtcgTGAACAAGTACTATCTCGTTGTGGTATTGACTTGTCATCATTTTTGGCTGAAGAAGAAAAATTAGGAAAAACATATAAACAAGTTCTTGAAGAAATTCGGTCATTCAATAGTTCATTAtgtcttaaaattaattttggagtATCCATATCACGTTTAGGAACGCCACATCTTATAAGATATCATATTTTAATGTCACATA caCCAATCAAACAGGAACGTCGTATACCTCCTCATGCGGGAGGTTTACATCCAGCAATGAGAGAACGTGGTAGAGCAATACCTTCTTCACATATTGTACCAAGAGTTGAAGGAAGACCTGAACAAGTAGTTGTACAAAAAATGAGACCACCAATGGGTGGTCCAGGTCGTGTAATAACACCTCATACTGGAGGTAGCAGTATGGGAATTATTATGCCACTTTATACCGTAggaattttgttattttttctctatacAATCTCCAag atattgagaaaaaattcaaacaatgaaatttatcCTGAATATACAAATGCTGAAGCTGAAAGAGAATTTCGTGACCGAGTTTTTAAtccaaaaatattaacaaCAGCTATGACTGGTATGCCTTATTATCGTAAAGAAAAATCACCCGAATCCATTCGACGTATCCCAACCATTGAAGAATTAAAACAAC AAGCTGCAGGGGACATAGAGGTAGATCAATTAATTCAACGATTGGCCGACACAGAAGCAGCGATGGAAAGAATTGTCGTTCAAATGGGCAACCTATCTCGTACAGTTGCACAAAATCCAAACTCACAGCAAGATACACAG GGAGAATGTATGGATAGCAGTTGTTGCAGTATTGGTAGAAATGGAATAGAAGAATTAGATAGATCATCACCTACTGTGAAAGTCATAGGGATGGAAATGACTGCAAATTGTGAAGGTGGACAAAAAATAAGTAGACCATCAACACCAACTACTACTCATTCActcaa tCATTTGGAGCGTGAGAAAACACCACCTAAGCCGATTTATCTAGAAGGTGCACTTCCGTCGCAATGCGAACTTCTAGTTACGGATTCCAAAACACaaactgaaaatttagaaGAGAATGCTGGAGCCCCAGTTGTTCTATCCGGGAAAATGACGCTATCTCTCATCAGTCTCGACCAAATTGCAGCT aACTCCAAGGAAATCAATGGCAAATTTGAcgaatataaagaaaaaattgtcaaGATTGTACCTGAAAATTATAAAGCTCTTGATAAAAGCAAACaagttgatttaaataatgataaaattgcaattactaaatcaaaaaatatgttaaataaaaaaattaaagaaaatgaataCATAGATAAAGATGAAGATGTAGATGAAGGAGACAATGATGACAATGGTGAtagtgataatgataatgatgatgatgataaagaGGAGGATGATGAAGATGTTAGTCATGAAGAAGATGTTGACAATGATAATGATGACAACAATGACAATGATAATAACGATAATGATGATGGTAATGTTAATGATgataacagtaaaaaaatatcatctaAAGCTActatgttattttaa
- the LOC130667101 gene encoding uncharacterized protein LOC130667101 isoform X2, protein MERTRNYQRIANDTVRNKISSESDFGPRKTIFVLAVVAGCFAILWPKIFYPMLNGPANTVHSPIDGSVCCDLIFETDVNAVDILQEMCKNILNYHQADPRVRDIVNINKLSPQSINFCREQVLSRCGIDLSSFLAEEEKLGKTYKQVLEEIRSFNSSLCLKINFGVSISRLGTPHLIRYHILMSHTPIKQERRIPPHAGGLHPAMRERGRAIPSSHIVPRVEGRPEQVVVQKMRPPMGGPGRVITPHTGGSSMGIIMPLYTVGILLFFLYTISKILRKNSNNEIYPEYTNAEAEREFRDRVFNPKILTTAMTGMPYYRKEKSPESIRRIPTIEELKQLIDGPPKSNDPAVETLHLKGECMDSSCCSIGRNGIEELDRSSPTVKVIGMEMTANCEGGQKISRPSTPTTTHSLNHLEREKTPPKPIYLEGALPSQCELLVTDSKTQTENLEENAGAPVVLSGKMTLSLISLDQIAANSKEINGKFDEYKEKIVKIVPENYKALDKSKQVDLNNDKIAITKSKNMLNKKIKENEYIDKDEDVDEGDNDDNGDSDNDNDDDDKEEDDEDVSHEEDVDNDNDDNNDNDNNDNDDGNVNDDNSKKISSKATMLF, encoded by the exons atggAAAGAACACGAAATTATCAGCGAATAGCGAACGACACAgtacgaaataaaatttctagtgAAAGTGATTTCGGTCCACGAAAAACAATATTTGTTTTAGCAGTTGTTGCTGGTTGTTTTGCTATATTATggccgaaaattttttatcctatGCTTAATGGGCCTGCCAATACCGTTCATTCACCTATTGATGGATCTG taTGCTGTGATTTAATATTCGAAACTGATGTCAATGCAGTGGATATTTTACAagaaatgtgtaaaaatatattaaattatcatcaaGCTGATCCACGAGTAAGGgatattgtaaatataaataaattatcaccccaaagtataaatttttgtcgTGAACAAGTACTATCTCGTTGTGGTATTGACTTGTCATCATTTTTGGCTGAAGAAGAAAAATTAGGAAAAACATATAAACAAGTTCTTGAAGAAATTCGGTCATTCAATAGTTCATTAtgtcttaaaattaattttggagtATCCATATCACGTTTAGGAACGCCACATCTTATAAGATATCATATTTTAATGTCACATA caCCAATCAAACAGGAACGTCGTATACCTCCTCATGCGGGAGGTTTACATCCAGCAATGAGAGAACGTGGTAGAGCAATACCTTCTTCACATATTGTACCAAGAGTTGAAGGAAGACCTGAACAAGTAGTTGTACAAAAAATGAGACCACCAATGGGTGGTCCAGGTCGTGTAATAACACCTCATACTGGAGGTAGCAGTATGGGAATTATTATGCCACTTTATACCGTAggaattttgttattttttctctatacAATCTCCAag atattgagaaaaaattcaaacaatgaaatttatcCTGAATATACAAATGCTGAAGCTGAAAGAGAATTTCGTGACCGAGTTTTTAAtccaaaaatattaacaaCAGCTATGACTGGTATGCCTTATTATCGTAAAGAAAAATCACCCGAATCCATTCGACGTATCCCAACCATTGAAGAATTAAAACAAC taataGATGGGCCTCCAAAGTCCAATGATCCGGCAGTTGAAACCCTTCATTTGAAG GGAGAATGTATGGATAGCAGTTGTTGCAGTATTGGTAGAAATGGAATAGAAGAATTAGATAGATCATCACCTACTGTGAAAGTCATAGGGATGGAAATGACTGCAAATTGTGAAGGTGGACAAAAAATAAGTAGACCATCAACACCAACTACTACTCATTCActcaa tCATTTGGAGCGTGAGAAAACACCACCTAAGCCGATTTATCTAGAAGGTGCACTTCCGTCGCAATGCGAACTTCTAGTTACGGATTCCAAAACACaaactgaaaatttagaaGAGAATGCTGGAGCCCCAGTTGTTCTATCCGGGAAAATGACGCTATCTCTCATCAGTCTCGACCAAATTGCAGCT aACTCCAAGGAAATCAATGGCAAATTTGAcgaatataaagaaaaaattgtcaaGATTGTACCTGAAAATTATAAAGCTCTTGATAAAAGCAAACaagttgatttaaataatgataaaattgcaattactaaatcaaaaaatatgttaaataaaaaaattaaagaaaatgaataCATAGATAAAGATGAAGATGTAGATGAAGGAGACAATGATGACAATGGTGAtagtgataatgataatgatgatgatgataaagaGGAGGATGATGAAGATGTTAGTCATGAAGAAGATGTTGACAATGATAATGATGACAACAATGACAATGATAATAACGATAATGATGATGGTAATGTTAATGATgataacagtaaaaaaatatcatctaAAGCTActatgttattttaa